A region from the Bacillus sp. Marseille-P3661 genome encodes:
- the mreD gene encoding rod shape-determining protein MreD, giving the protein MRRFLLPFIIFIAFISESSFVELTPLGKLEMDRIFVPRFTIILIMLVTFFYDRNKAIVYSIIAGLLYDVIYTDIIGVYMFSFPLVIYIISYTMKVLHVNIFVVFLITVIGIGLLETIVYGLYYLVNVAPLDWNGFLYNRLLPTAVLNAVFIILVYYPMKQFLTKLEKLSMKDSV; this is encoded by the coding sequence ATGAGACGTTTCCTCCTGCCGTTTATAATTTTTATCGCATTTATTTCCGAAAGTAGTTTTGTTGAGCTGACCCCTTTAGGGAAATTGGAAATGGATAGAATATTTGTTCCGAGATTTACGATTATTTTAATAATGTTAGTTACTTTTTTTTATGATCGAAATAAAGCAATTGTTTATTCGATTATTGCAGGTTTACTTTATGATGTTATTTATACAGATATAATTGGTGTCTATATGTTTTCGTTTCCACTTGTTATTTATATAATCTCCTATACGATGAAAGTCCTACATGTTAATATATTCGTAGTATTCCTTATTACTGTCATTGGAATAGGCTTGTTAGAAACGATTGTATATGGGCTCTACTATTTAGTAAACGTTGCTCCGCTTGATTGGAATGGCTTCCTTTATAATCGGTTATTACCAACAGCAGTATTAAATGCTGTTTTTATAATTCTTGTTTATTATCCAATGAAACAATTTCTAACAAAATTAGAAAAATTATCAATGAAAGATTCTGTTTAA
- the minC gene encoding septum site-determining protein MinC, producing MIGQKQQFVTIKGTKSGLSLHLDDSCSFQQLLKELEEKLSTNQQKDSPLISVDIKVGNRYLNRQQQDEIREIIRSKKKLVIGSFESNVLTKEEALEWKKQTDITTVAKIIRSGQVFQVPGDLLLIGDVNPGGTVIAGGNIFVLGVLRGIAHAGCYGNDDAVITASVMKPMQIRINNLVSRSPDNQDAGNEMECAFIDTHENQIIIDRVQALPHLRPKLTRLERGMM from the coding sequence ATGATCGGACAGAAACAGCAATTTGTGACAATCAAAGGTACAAAAAGTGGCTTATCTCTCCATTTGGACGATTCGTGTTCGTTTCAACAACTATTAAAGGAGCTAGAAGAAAAGCTATCTACTAATCAGCAGAAAGATAGTCCTTTAATTTCTGTTGATATAAAAGTTGGAAATAGGTATCTTAATAGACAACAACAAGATGAGATCCGAGAAATCATTCGAAGTAAAAAAAAGCTAGTCATCGGTTCCTTTGAATCCAATGTATTAACAAAAGAAGAAGCACTAGAATGGAAAAAGCAAACCGATATTACAACGGTAGCAAAAATAATTCGTTCCGGTCAGGTATTCCAAGTTCCAGGCGATTTATTACTGATTGGTGATGTCAATCCTGGTGGAACAGTAATTGCGGGCGGAAATATCTTTGTATTGGGTGTATTAAGAGGAATTGCCCATGCAGGCTGTTATGGAAATGACGATGCGGTTATAACTGCATCTGTAATGAAACCAATGCAAATAAGAATTAATAATCTTGTAAGTCGTTCACCTGATAATCAAGATGCAGGCAATGAAATGGAATGTGCTTTCATTGATACGCATGAAAATCAAATAATCATAGATCGAGTACAAGCGTTACCGCATCTAAGACCAAAACTAACGAGGCTTGAAAGGGGTATGATGTAA
- the minD gene encoding septum site-determining protein MinD: MGEAIVITSGKGGVGKTTTTANLGTALALTGKKVCLIDTDIGLRNLDVVMGLENRIIYDLVDVVEERCRLQQALIKDKRFECLYLLPAAQTKDKSAVQPEQMKKLVDELKQEYDYILIDCPAGIEQGYKNAVAGADKAVVVTTPEVSSVRDADRIIGLLEQEEIDPPKLIVNRIRNHMMKAGDMLDVDEIISVLAIDLLGIVGDDDTVIKASNKGEPIALDPTSKASIAYRNMARRILGESVPLLSLEDEKTGVFSKMKKFFGMK; encoded by the coding sequence ATGGGAGAGGCTATCGTTATTACATCCGGTAAAGGCGGCGTCGGAAAAACAACAACAACAGCGAACTTAGGCACTGCCCTAGCATTAACAGGTAAAAAGGTATGTTTAATTGATACAGATATTGGTTTACGTAATTTAGATGTTGTAATGGGACTAGAAAATCGGATAATTTATGACCTAGTTGATGTTGTTGAGGAACGTTGCCGTCTTCAACAAGCATTAATTAAAGACAAACGCTTTGAATGTCTTTATTTGTTACCTGCTGCCCAAACAAAGGACAAGTCTGCTGTGCAGCCGGAACAAATGAAAAAGCTCGTTGATGAATTAAAACAAGAGTATGATTATATTCTTATTGATTGTCCCGCTGGCATTGAACAAGGCTATAAAAATGCAGTTGCTGGGGCAGATAAAGCAGTTGTTGTGACGACGCCAGAAGTCTCATCAGTTCGCGATGCTGACCGAATTATCGGATTGTTAGAGCAAGAAGAAATTGATCCGCCCAAGCTAATTGTTAACCGAATTCGTAATCATATGATGAAGGCTGGCGATATGCTTGATGTAGATGAAATTATTTCTGTTTTAGCTATTGATCTATTGGGAATTGTTGGGGATGATGATACCGTTATTAAGGCATCTAATAAGGGAGAGCCGATTGCATTAGATCCAACAAGTAAGGCGTCTATTGCTTATCGTAATATGGCAAGACGCATACTTGGAGAATCCGTGCCATTGTTATCGCTAGAAGATGAAAAAACAGGTGTGTTTTCTAAAATGAAAAAGTTCTTTGGGATGAAGTAA
- a CDS encoding O-antigen ligase family protein, with the protein MHYFLLAFLVLYPFCIFPAGSDPYYSAPKAIYLTVFVFLLWLSYLLLILKGTAKTTLTKVDWLLICLLLQITLSTYFSVNTELSLIGTKDRYEGLLAWIGYLSLFFFSSRYLDILKRNKVYFAVSVSSGLVGVYAILQHFLIDFLPRNSDKLTWTRSYGFFDNPNFYGTYTVIMLLFSLTAFLEEKKKPRLYLYAGTICILFVSMLYSLTRSAWLGSFVGFVILTLFVWKHKGLWLKWFLLSFALCCLFVIVNITEQSTTVQRANTIIADGNKVLTGDSHAGSSRLYIWKSSFPLLKDYYLFGSGPDTFGEVFPYDSPDELRQFFGTENIYVDKAHNEFLQMAVTMGLPALVIYCLLLGLLAIKLFRLVLSKTINFETQLYSIGLISVMFGYNVQAFFNISVITVAPFYWLFSGAAYNLVRKKNNQRYS; encoded by the coding sequence ATGCATTATTTTCTCTTGGCCTTTCTTGTGTTATATCCATTTTGTATTTTTCCTGCGGGCTCTGACCCTTATTACTCCGCACCTAAAGCCATTTATTTAACAGTTTTTGTTTTTTTGCTTTGGTTATCGTATTTGTTGCTAATTTTAAAGGGTACCGCTAAGACTACACTGACGAAAGTCGATTGGCTGCTAATATGTTTATTATTGCAAATTACGCTATCTACTTATTTCTCAGTAAATACTGAGTTATCATTAATTGGAACAAAAGATCGTTATGAAGGCCTATTAGCTTGGATTGGCTATTTAAGTTTGTTTTTCTTTTCATCACGGTATTTGGATATATTAAAAAGAAACAAAGTCTATTTTGCTGTAAGTGTAAGTTCTGGACTAGTTGGTGTTTATGCAATCCTCCAACACTTTTTAATCGATTTTTTGCCAAGAAATTCAGATAAACTGACATGGACAAGGAGTTATGGATTTTTCGATAATCCAAACTTTTATGGAACGTATACTGTAATTATGTTGCTATTTAGCTTGACGGCCTTTTTAGAAGAAAAAAAGAAACCAAGACTTTACCTGTATGCAGGTACAATATGCATTCTGTTTGTTTCAATGCTTTATTCGTTAACGAGAAGTGCTTGGCTTGGTAGTTTTGTTGGATTCGTGATACTTACACTGTTTGTGTGGAAACACAAAGGTTTATGGCTAAAATGGTTTTTACTATCATTTGCTTTGTGTTGTTTATTTGTGATTGTAAATATTACTGAACAAAGTACTACTGTTCAACGGGCTAATACGATTATTGCTGATGGCAATAAAGTCTTAACGGGTGATAGTCATGCAGGCTCAAGCCGTTTATATATATGGAAGTCTTCTTTTCCGTTACTTAAAGACTATTATTTATTTGGTTCAGGACCAGATACATTCGGCGAGGTTTTTCCGTATGATTCACCTGATGAATTGCGCCAGTTTTTTGGAACTGAGAATATATATGTTGATAAAGCACATAATGAATTTCTGCAAATGGCCGTTACAATGGGGCTCCCTGCTTTAGTTATTTATTGTTTACTTTTAGGATTACTAGCAATAAAATTGTTTCGTCTTGTATTATCTAAAACAATAAATTTTGAGACACAATTATATAGTATCGGCTTAATATCAGTTATGTTTGGTTACAATGTTCAAGCGTTTTTTAATATTAGTGTCATTACAGTCGCACCGTTTTATTGGCTTTTTTCAGGAGCGGCTTATAACCTTGTACGGAAAAAAAATAATCAACGCTATTCTTAA
- a CDS encoding M23 family metallopeptidase → MSDRINDVKKRIAKRRKERSAFGEGSSESRIYPLPKDEERYGEMPFVDYEHSVNGPQPIFRKEVVMFQVLLAVSMFLVVGILFKDNSPRWESARAFVNQSMDKEFQFATVLNWYEDQFGQPVALLPNVDNSGQTGDIQQSQYVNSDEPNTKPVFAVPVAGRVLEPFNKDGQGIMVETGRDSLVEVINDGVVIEIGVKDEIGKTVVVQHPDGSETWYGNLDEIDVKLYDFVKSRTKLGKVVNSEDGQTGTYYFAIKQNDHFVDPIQVINFE, encoded by the coding sequence GTGAGTGATCGAATTAATGACGTGAAAAAAAGGATAGCAAAACGGAGAAAAGAACGATCTGCGTTTGGTGAGGGATCTTCGGAAAGCAGAATATATCCTCTGCCAAAGGACGAAGAACGATATGGGGAAATGCCGTTTGTCGACTATGAACACTCTGTAAATGGTCCACAGCCGATATTCAGGAAAGAAGTCGTCATGTTTCAGGTTCTACTGGCTGTAAGTATGTTTTTAGTAGTGGGAATACTGTTTAAAGACAATTCTCCAAGATGGGAATCTGCAAGAGCCTTTGTGAATCAAAGTATGGATAAGGAGTTTCAGTTTGCAACGGTTTTAAATTGGTATGAAGATCAATTTGGGCAACCAGTTGCACTGTTACCGAATGTTGATAATAGCGGACAAACTGGTGATATCCAGCAATCTCAGTATGTTAATAGTGATGAACCGAACACAAAACCTGTTTTTGCGGTTCCAGTAGCTGGCCGTGTCTTAGAGCCTTTTAATAAAGACGGTCAGGGAATTATGGTTGAAACAGGACGAGATTCGCTAGTAGAAGTAATCAATGATGGTGTTGTCATTGAAATAGGCGTAAAAGACGAAATCGGAAAAACAGTTGTTGTTCAGCATCCTGACGGAAGTGAAACATGGTACGGAAATCTTGATGAAATAGATGTTAAGTTATACGACTTTGTCAAAAGCAGAACGAAGCTTGGAAAGGTTGTGAACTCAGAGGATGGACAAACGGGAACATACTACTTTGCAATTAAACAGAATGATCATTTTGTTGACCCCATTCAGGTGATTAACTTTGAATAA
- a CDS encoding M50 family metallopeptidase produces the protein MNNIFAKLSIHPLFWLVVGFGIMTGRFLEVIMLFFIVFIHEMGHAVAAHFFHWRIKKIQILPFGGVAEMDEHGNRPLKEELIVILSGPVQHIWLIGLAYLLLSIGMIDQGTFDLFLRHNLIILAFNLLPVWPLDGGKLLFLALSYKYPFGTAHQYALYASLSMVGLLVLLTLIIYPYHLNLWLVLSFVVFTHYVEWKQRKFAHMRFLLERYYGRSIEINQLKPINVKETDQIVDVFAKFCRGCKHQIVLKLSDRDQITFDENELLHAYFAEKRASGTIGEVIGI, from the coding sequence TTGAATAATATCTTTGCTAAATTGTCCATTCACCCTTTATTTTGGCTTGTTGTTGGCTTTGGGATTATGACAGGGCGATTTTTAGAAGTTATTATGCTGTTTTTCATCGTGTTTATTCATGAAATGGGTCATGCGGTTGCGGCCCATTTTTTTCATTGGAGAATAAAAAAAATTCAAATTCTGCCATTTGGCGGAGTCGCTGAAATGGATGAACATGGGAATCGCCCTTTAAAGGAAGAACTGATTGTTATTCTTAGTGGCCCTGTACAGCATATATGGCTAATAGGGTTAGCTTATTTACTATTATCGATTGGCATGATTGATCAAGGCACATTTGATTTATTTTTGCGACATAACCTTATTATTCTTGCATTTAATTTATTACCTGTATGGCCATTAGATGGAGGAAAGCTCCTATTTCTAGCATTATCATATAAATATCCATTTGGAACAGCACATCAATATGCCTTGTATGCGTCTTTAAGCATGGTCGGATTACTAGTGTTGCTTACATTAATAATCTATCCGTATCATTTAAATTTGTGGCTTGTGTTATCGTTCGTTGTTTTTACACATTATGTTGAGTGGAAACAACGAAAATTTGCGCATATGCGATTTTTATTAGAACGTTATTATGGTAGAAGTATTGAAATTAACCAATTAAAGCCAATAAACGTGAAAGAAACAGATCAAATTGTGGATGTTTTTGCGAAATTTTGCCGTGGCTGTAAGCATCAAATTGTTTTGAAACTTAGTGATCGTGATCAAATTACCTTTGATGAAAATGAGCTATTACATGCTTATTTTGCAGAAAAGCGCGCGAGTGGAACAATTGGAGAAGTGATTGGTATTTAA
- a CDS encoding Rne/Rng family ribonuclease, which yields MKKIIFNERNNQKRAAIIENEKLVELYIEDPVDKSVVGNIYKGRVVKVVPGMQAAFVDIGLKKNGFLQKEQLVTYKQLDPSQKAKIPLSNLIHEGQELIVQVTKDSFGEKGPRLTTLLEIPGRFVVYMPNDSHIAVSKKLEEDEREDWRNLGSILCNEPEGVLFRTSCHGQAKEVVEHEIKALQKKWTAVLASSSTLKPPKLIYHNASSVKTLTRELLPNQPIEIVIDDGELYRNLKEELSIFPSSSIQVTYHMNKENIFLHYGIEQEIERALNPQIWLENGASLMIDQTEALTVVDVNTSKYTGKYNAKDTAIKTNELAAIEIARQLRLRNIGGIILIDFINMDREKDRDKVKRKLLETLKGDPHFTQVFGFTKLGLLEMTRKKDRKPLSEQLTMICSTCHGTGKVFSNEELCFRIERALWEYQGMDEEAILIETAPAVIEMFKQDGHLKRLEDALGFFIYFLKQQDGQGEQTFQIRHIGSKTEIEIRLSK from the coding sequence TTGAAAAAAATTATTTTCAATGAACGTAATAACCAAAAACGAGCCGCAATTATAGAGAATGAAAAACTTGTTGAACTATATATTGAGGACCCTGTTGACAAATCGGTAGTTGGCAATATTTATAAAGGGCGTGTCGTAAAAGTAGTTCCTGGTATGCAGGCGGCGTTTGTAGATATTGGCCTTAAGAAAAATGGCTTTTTACAAAAAGAGCAATTAGTTACATATAAACAGTTGGACCCTTCACAAAAAGCAAAAATACCGCTTTCAAATTTGATTCATGAAGGTCAGGAGTTAATCGTTCAAGTTACAAAAGACTCCTTTGGTGAAAAAGGACCACGATTAACGACATTACTTGAGATACCAGGCCGTTTTGTCGTTTATATGCCAAATGATAGCCATATTGCTGTATCGAAAAAGCTAGAAGAAGATGAGAGAGAAGACTGGCGAAACCTAGGTTCCATACTGTGCAATGAGCCTGAAGGAGTACTTTTTAGAACTTCTTGTCATGGTCAAGCAAAGGAAGTGGTTGAACATGAGATAAAGGCCCTTCAAAAAAAGTGGACAGCTGTTTTGGCTAGTAGTTCTACATTAAAGCCGCCCAAGCTGATTTATCATAATGCAAGTAGTGTTAAGACACTTACCCGTGAATTATTGCCGAATCAACCAATAGAAATTGTCATCGACGATGGTGAGCTTTATCGCAATTTAAAAGAGGAGTTATCGATTTTTCCTTCGAGCTCTATTCAAGTTACATACCATATGAATAAAGAAAACATCTTTTTACACTATGGTATTGAGCAGGAAATTGAGCGAGCGTTAAATCCACAGATTTGGTTGGAAAATGGTGCAAGCCTTATGATTGATCAAACTGAAGCATTGACAGTGGTCGATGTAAATACAAGTAAATATACTGGGAAATATAATGCCAAAGATACAGCGATCAAAACGAATGAATTGGCTGCGATTGAAATTGCTCGCCAATTGCGGCTTCGGAATATCGGCGGGATTATTTTAATTGATTTTATAAATATGGACCGTGAAAAAGATCGTGACAAAGTAAAGCGGAAGTTGTTGGAAACTTTAAAAGGAGATCCTCACTTTACGCAAGTTTTCGGTTTTACTAAATTAGGTTTACTTGAAATGACTCGGAAAAAGGACCGTAAACCGTTAAGTGAACAGCTGACTATGATATGTTCAACATGTCATGGTACGGGGAAGGTATTTTCAAATGAAGAGCTTTGTTTTCGAATTGAAAGAGCACTGTGGGAATATCAAGGCATGGATGAAGAAGCTATACTCATTGAAACAGCTCCTGCTGTTATTGAAATGTTTAAGCAAGACGGTCATTTGAAACGCTTGGAGGATGCATTAGGCTTTTTCATTTATTTCTTGAAACAACAGGATGGTCAGGGTGAACAGACTTTTCAAATTAGACATATTGGATCAAAAACTGAAATAGAAATTAGACTTTCAAAGTAA
- the rplU gene encoding 50S ribosomal protein L21, with protein MYAIIETGGKQIKVEEGQAIYIEKIDAEAGETVTFDQVLMVGGDNVKVGSPIVEGATVTAKVEKQGRAKKIIVFKYKSKKNYKRKQGHRQPYTKVVIEKINA; from the coding sequence ATGTACGCAATTATTGAAACTGGTGGTAAGCAAATCAAAGTTGAAGAAGGTCAAGCAATCTACATCGAGAAAATTGATGCAGAAGCAGGCGAAACTGTAACTTTTGACCAAGTATTAATGGTTGGTGGTGACAACGTTAAAGTTGGAAGCCCAATCGTTGAAGGCGCTACTGTAACAGCTAAAGTTGAAAAGCAAGGTCGCGCAAAGAAAATTATCGTTTTCAAATACAAGTCAAAGAAAAACTACAAGCGTAAGCAAGGTCATCGTCAACCTTATACAAAAGTTGTAATCGAAAAGATTAATGCTTAA
- a CDS encoding ribosomal-processing cysteine protease Prp encodes MIKVTIKRLANHSIKSFEMSGHADSGPYGQDIVCAGASAVSFGTVNAIYKLCQTELEIEQGKSGGFLRCVVPDHLDQATNEKIQLLLEGMLVSLQTIEHDYAKYIKISDQ; translated from the coding sequence ATGATAAAAGTTACGATTAAAAGACTTGCAAACCATTCAATTAAGTCGTTTGAGATGAGTGGACATGCTGATAGCGGACCATATGGTCAAGATATAGTATGTGCTGGTGCATCTGCAGTTTCATTTGGAACAGTGAATGCGATCTATAAGCTTTGTCAAACAGAACTTGAGATTGAACAAGGTAAATCAGGTGGTTTTCTCCGCTGTGTAGTACCTGATCATTTAGATCAAGCTACCAATGAGAAAATACAACTATTACTTGAAGGGATGCTTGTATCCTTACAAACGATAGAACATGATTACGCAAAATACATTAAGATTTCTGACCAATAG
- the rpmA gene encoding 50S ribosomal protein L27: MLRLDLQFFASKKGVGSTKNGRDSISKRLGAKRADGQLVNGGEILYRQRGTKIYPGNNVGRGGDDTLFAKTAGIVRYERVGRDRKQVSVYPVAQ; this comes from the coding sequence ATGTTAAGATTAGATCTTCAGTTTTTCGCATCGAAAAAAGGGGTAGGTAGTACTAAAAACGGTCGTGACTCTATCTCTAAGCGTTTAGGTGCTAAGCGTGCTGATGGCCAATTAGTTAATGGTGGAGAAATCCTTTACCGTCAACGTGGTACAAAAATCTATCCAGGAAACAACGTGGGTCGCGGTGGTGACGACACATTGTTTGCTAAAACAGCTGGAATCGTACGTTACGAGCGTGTTGGTCGTGACCGCAAGCAAGTATCTGTATACCCAGTAGCTCAATAA
- a CDS encoding sporulation initiation phosphotransferase B, which yields MDKEWNAVEILRHSRHDWLNKIQLIKGNIALNRLDRVNGIIEEIIIDTQNETKLTNLKADRFASYLLTFNWNAHHFLLAFEIVGDGQDLSIIDTDLFLWCSEFFNILNESVQQYGDNQMNLSIQFSNKDVRFFFDFSGIIEGDSKILNFLENQNAHPSVNVIEHQVHNDEMLVMLKINI from the coding sequence ATGGATAAAGAATGGAATGCAGTTGAAATTTTACGGCATTCGCGACATGATTGGTTGAATAAGATACAGCTGATAAAAGGCAATATTGCGTTGAATAGATTGGATCGCGTGAATGGAATTATCGAGGAAATTATTATAGATACTCAAAATGAAACGAAATTGACTAATTTAAAAGCGGATCGCTTTGCAAGCTATTTGTTGACTTTTAATTGGAATGCACATCATTTTTTGTTAGCTTTTGAGATTGTTGGCGATGGCCAAGACTTATCTATTATTGATACAGACCTATTTCTATGGTGTTCGGAATTTTTTAATATATTGAACGAAAGCGTTCAGCAATATGGTGACAACCAGATGAATTTGTCAATTCAATTTTCAAATAAAGATGTTCGTTTCTTTTTTGACTTTAGTGGAATAATAGAGGGAGATAGTAAAATCTTAAATTTTTTAGAAAATCAAAATGCCCATCCTTCTGTAAATGTCATTGAACATCAAGTACATAATGATGAGATGCTTGTGATGCTAAAAATAAATATTTAA
- the obgE gene encoding GTPase ObgE produces the protein MFVDYVKVYVKGGDGGNGMVAYRREKYVPKGGPAGGDGGNGADVIFVVEEGLRTLMDFRYQRHFKASRGEHGMSKGMHGKNAEPMIVKVPPGTVVRDAETDEKIADLTLHGQRAVIAKGGRGGRGNTRFATPSNPAPEIAENGEPGQERDVILELKVLADVGLVGFPSVGKSTLLSVVSAAKPKIAEYHFTTITPNLGVVETEDGRSFVMADLPGLIEGAHQGVGLGHQFLRHIERTRVIVHVIDMSGLEGRDPYQDYLTINEELAQYNLRLTERPQIIVANKMDIPGAEENLEKFKEQLEDDAPIFPISAVTRQGLRDLLFKIADLVETTPEFPLDEEVEETHILYRHEREETPFTITRDDDGTFVISGAEIEKKFKMTDFSREESVRRFSRQMRGMGVDEALRARGAKDGDIVRLLEFEFEFIE, from the coding sequence ATGTTTGTCGATTACGTCAAAGTATATGTAAAAGGCGGCGATGGCGGCAATGGTATGGTTGCATATCGTCGAGAAAAATATGTTCCAAAGGGTGGTCCAGCTGGTGGTGACGGCGGTAATGGTGCAGACGTCATTTTTGTAGTAGAGGAAGGGCTGCGTACGTTAATGGATTTCCGTTATCAACGACACTTTAAAGCAAGTCGTGGAGAGCATGGAATGTCTAAAGGAATGCATGGAAAAAATGCAGAACCAATGATTGTAAAAGTACCACCAGGTACTGTTGTTCGTGATGCTGAAACAGATGAAAAAATTGCTGATTTAACATTACACGGCCAACGAGCAGTTATTGCGAAAGGCGGTCGCGGTGGTAGAGGAAACACAAGATTTGCGACACCAAGTAATCCTGCACCTGAAATCGCTGAGAATGGTGAACCAGGGCAAGAGCGCGATGTAATTCTAGAGCTAAAGGTGTTAGCAGATGTAGGGCTAGTAGGGTTTCCGAGTGTAGGGAAATCTACATTATTGTCAGTTGTTTCTGCTGCAAAACCAAAAATCGCTGAGTATCACTTTACGACTATTACACCTAACTTGGGTGTTGTAGAAACAGAAGATGGTCGAAGCTTTGTAATGGCTGACCTTCCTGGACTTATTGAAGGAGCACACCAAGGAGTAGGTCTAGGTCATCAATTTTTGCGTCATATTGAAAGAACACGGGTTATTGTTCATGTCATTGATATGTCAGGATTGGAAGGACGCGATCCTTATCAAGATTACCTTACAATTAATGAGGAGCTAGCTCAATATAATTTGCGTTTAACTGAACGACCACAAATTATCGTTGCCAACAAAATGGATATTCCTGGTGCTGAAGAAAATTTGGAGAAGTTCAAAGAACAGCTTGAAGATGATGCGCCTATTTTCCCTATATCGGCAGTTACACGACAAGGCCTACGTGATCTATTATTCAAAATAGCTGATTTGGTTGAAACAACACCAGAGTTTCCACTTGATGAGGAAGTTGAAGAAACACATATATTATATCGTCATGAAAGAGAAGAAACTCCATTTACAATTACTAGAGATGATGATGGTACATTTGTAATCTCTGGAGCCGAAATTGAGAAGAAGTTTAAGATGACAGATTTTTCACGAGAGGAATCTGTACGCCGTTTCTCAAGACAGATGAGAGGTATGGGAGTCGATGAAGCCTTGAGAGCGCGTGGAGCAAAAGATGGCGATATCGTAAGGCTATTAGAATTTGAGTTTGAATTTATAGAATAG
- a CDS encoding ACT domain-containing protein has product MGKSSELEQQSYFLIREDFLPEAMKKTLDAKALIERGKVDSVADAVQLVGLSRSAFYKYRDAVFPFNAMVKERIITLFFHLEDRSGTLSQMLAIVAQSGCNVLTINQTIPLQGKANVTLSLNTAGMKDDINALIKCLKQLEFVEKIEVLGTGA; this is encoded by the coding sequence GTGGGGAAATCATCTGAACTTGAGCAGCAAAGCTATTTTTTAATTCGAGAGGATTTTTTGCCGGAAGCGATGAAAAAAACGCTTGATGCTAAAGCATTAATCGAACGCGGAAAAGTCGATTCAGTTGCAGATGCGGTTCAATTAGTTGGACTAAGTCGAAGTGCATTCTATAAATATCGCGATGCTGTTTTTCCGTTCAATGCTATGGTTAAGGAAAGAATTATTACACTATTCTTTCATTTAGAAGATCGTTCAGGAACGTTATCACAAATGTTAGCTATTGTTGCCCAGTCGGGGTGTAATGTGTTAACGATTAACCAAACAATTCCACTTCAAGGTAAAGCAAATGTTACCCTTTCATTGAACACAGCTGGAATGAAAGATGACATCAATGCTTTAATTAAATGTTTAAAACAACTAGAATTTGTAGAAAAGATTGAAGTGCTTGGTACAGGTGCTTAA